One Marmota flaviventris isolate mMarFla1 chromosome 17, mMarFla1.hap1, whole genome shotgun sequence genomic window, ctaacacacaaaaAGCGGGTAGCGggagaaagaatagaagttcactgtatcagacaaaggagaatgaagggaagggaaggcgGATGggtataggaaagacagtagaatgaatccaaTATAACATTCCTATGCTCATATAACTACACAGCCAGAGTGTAagttcacatcatgtacaaccacaaaaatgggaagttgtactccatggatgtataatatgtcaaaatgctctactgtcatgtatatctaaaaagaaaaaaaattaaaacttagtgttcatttaaaattttttaaaataaataaatgaatacataaaaagcATAGCCCAAGTTTACCTTTAGATTTCttcttacaaaaaagaaaaacacccagTTTCACTACATAGTTTCTACCTGAAAAATCTCTTTATGTTCAATTAAATTTCAAGATGGACATCAAGATTTAGAGTATGGAACAGGAAACATGTCCTAATGGCCTGCCTGCTCTCACACATGATCTATGTTGCACATTCAAAACTTCTTTCCCCAGAAGGCCCATAAGAATGAtgcatcagaaaaaaatgaagcctTATCTTTTTCTATGCCCAGGAAGAATTATGAAATCCCAAAGTCAGTCCTTCCCAAGACAGATATGATATACTCTGCACACTGACACTGAAGACCACCAGGAAGAGGCAGAATGTCATGTGGACACCTCCATTTGAGGAAGGAGAGCTAGAAAAACACTTCAGAGATGATTAAGGAAGAAGAGCTGACAAATGAATCCAATCACAATGGGAAAGGATCACACATTTTCCATGCAACtggaaattaaaaccaaaaataaaagggCCTGATTTGATAATTGCCTGTTTACGAATACAAACAATGACAAGGAAAGGGTGTTGCATATGAAGACAGCAGCCCCTTTGCAGGGTATAAAAGGGGACGTGGGTCAGAGAGACCTCCAAACCTTTGAAACCCACCTTCCTGGAAACACCCCCAGAACCTCCAGTCTCTGACACCATGTGCAACTCCTGTTGTGGCTCCTGCTGCTCTGGCCAGGGGTGTGGCTGCTGCCAGCCCAGGTGCTGCCAGACCACCTGCTGCAGGACCACCTGCTGCCGCCCCAGCTGCTGTGTCTCCAGCTGCTGCAGCCCCTGCTGTGGTGGCTCCAGTGGCTGTGGAGGTTCTAGTGGTTgtggctcctgctgctgctgtcccACTTGCCTCCAGACCATCTGCTGCAGGACTACCTGCTGCCGCCCCAGCTGCTGTGGGTCCAGCTGCTGCAGCCCCTGCTGTGGTGGGGGCTCCAGTGGCTGTGGCTCCTGCTGCTGCCAGCCCATCTGCTGTAGGACCACCTGCTGCAGGACCACCTGCTGCCGCCCCAGCTGCTGTGGCTCCAGCTGCTGCAGCTCCTACTGTGGTGGCTCCAGTGGCTGTGAAGGTTCCAGTGGCTGTGGCTCCTGCTGCTGTCGCCCCTGCTGCTGTGTCTCCACTTACTGCCACCCTTGCTGCTGCCGCCCCATCTGCTATAGGACCACCTGCTGCCCCCCCAATTACTGTGGCTCCTGTTGATGCGCCCTATGTGCTGACAGTCTGTGCAGCCGGCCCCCTTGCTGCCAGTCACCCCAGGAGCTACATATCAGCTCCTGCAGACCCTCTGCTGCAGCCCCAGAAGCTGCCAGAACCCCTGCTGCACATCCCAGTGCTGCCCTCACCTGCTGGGCTTCCAGCTGCTGCCCCCCTGTTTGTCTCCAGTCCACCTGATGCTCCCAGTCTGCTCTAGTGGTTCCTGCTGCTGAGATCTGACCTCATCTCTGTTCTTCAACCAGTATCCTCCAGGGCCTCCATCTCTCAGCCCCACATGATGCAATAACAGGACACTCCCATCCCCCACTGCCTGCTCAGTCTCTGACCAATGTCAGCCTCCCTCTACTCTCATCTTACCCCTTTGGATAGTATTGCTCTctgacttgctgtctcatgtggACATAGACCTGCATCTTCAGTAAATATACAACACCCATAATGGCCTCgtgtctctttctttttcccttttgagtTGCTGTGCTACTctgattttatatgtatatttttttggggggaggggggagcacatctatcaaatttaaaaaccataACAGACCATCTCAGATGACCCTACTCCACTCTGTGAGCACTTGTCATCCTAATATCTGAAGATGGTTGGAAAGCAAGCCCCTGGAACTCCCTGCCTGAGGGCTTTGTGCGAATGGAGAGCGACCTCTGGGCAGGAGGGTTTAAGGATCCAGGAGCAGAGCTCACCCAGTGACTGGGAGTTGGTGCAGAGAAGCTCCAGCTCAGTGTTATCTGGGTGGTCCTTCCAGTCCTCCCTAGGTCCTCTGAGGGACTGGACCTATTATGACCTGAGTGTTGTGCTCCTCATTGTCTCTGCCTTCTTTCTGCCCTGAATCAATTTCCAAATTCCCTGCAGTGCTCTGTGTGAATATTTCCCAATGTTCTAAGTCCTACATCATTTCTATCTGGATATTTTCAAAGCAACAAAAACTAGGACCCCTCTCCTCCCATTCTCAGTGTTCCTGTCCTAACACAACCTTTTAAACATGGAAGGCCTCTATCTTGTCAGGTCAATCTTAGCTTGACCCTGTATCATACTGATaaatctttttaacaaatggttatTTCCTACCAATCTCTTCACAGTGTCCTGAAGATAACACTGGATATATCACTCTATTACTGGACCTTAGGGACAGGGGACAATACCAGGTGGACACTCTCATCTTTGATGTCCTCCAGCCCTGGCTCTGAGTGATAGGCCTCAGTGCTTGTTGGCTTTGGCTGGAGGTTGTCCTCAGCTCTTTCCCTAATGCATCCCTGTCACACTGCAGCTAAATTCATCTCAGCTAGTGACAGAAGTACAGCCTGTAAAATAAGGCTTGTCACCTACAGGAAAATCTCAGTCTTTGTAACTTAAGTGCTGAATGTTGCTGCCACGTAGGAACCGAGCGCCCCTTAGCCTTGAGCGATGAGAATGTGGAGATGTGGCAAGGcacatgggctgtgtgtgtgtggacgATGAGCATTGAGCGCACAGGGTGGACTGAACCCACCTTGTCCCCCATTTTGGTCGGCCTCGCTCTGGTCTTTTGCTTGCTCTGCCATGATCCCCACACAGCTCATGAGATGGGCATGGCCtccctagatgtcagtcaatcaGCTGACAGCAGACAACAGGAatctagactcaaccccctgaaacctgaccccttgcctcatttggatggcttctccccaataaaagggttcaggaTGTGCTCCTCACTCTCTTTCCaaggacccctaaggtcagaggagccgtcacagttcccaaagaaaaaggtatttctctgtctctgtgtgattatttcatgcagcccagttcacctggagtgaccttgagtGTTTAGTCATGGGACGTGTCACTATTGGTTAGAAGGAAATCCTCAAAGGCGAGGCAATTACATAAACTACTTTATTACTCCCTTtatactaaaaaaatgaaataactgagGCAATGCACTTACAAAAGGCAGCTTTATATCCAGTCACCATCAAGTGGCACTATTTCTGTGGGTCTTTGCTGCGGTTGCTGTGTGGCAAAGGCAAGAAGTTTGTCATAGAGCAAACTGCCCCTGTCACCACCTAGAAAAACACAGAAAGGGCTGGTTTCCCCCAATTCCATTGGAAGGTCCATAACGTTGCCCAATTCAGTCACTCTTGGAGGCCACTCTTGACCATCAGTATGTGAGGCACTATTTGTATGTGAGGCACAGTAACTATGAACATCCAGGATGTAGAAAAAGGTGGGGCCACCTGTCGGCTGCTCATCCCAGCTAGTGCAGAGTATTAAGCCATGCAATAGAAATATAAGACATATACGGTGATTCTACTCATATAAAATGCAAAAGCATGTATACTAAAGTGTACAGTTTAGAAATGTATATGTAGGTGGACAAAGTACACAGAAAAACAATGATGAGATATTTTCAAAATCAGTACAATGATTCTCCTTGGGTTAGCGAGGGAGATGACATCAAGAAAAGACAAGCAAGAGTCATGGTGATGTCAACTTCCTCTTCTTAGAGTTGAGCTGGGGGCATGTAAATATTAGCATGGTAATTATTTATGAccatatacatatctatatacctatatctatatctatctatatatatgcatatatacataaaaaatgtacaagatatatatatatatatatatatatatatatatatatatatatatatatacatatatatatatatttgtgtacaagatatatatatttatatagcttgtatgcatatatttttattttgatatagagtCTCAGTATTGTGTTCACGCTGACCTCACCCTTTGATCCTATTTCCTCAGCCTTCTCAGCGTATGACATTGCAGGCATTGCCTTTGGGACCAATAAGAAAGTGTTCTTAAGAAGTCAGCTGAACTGAAATATTCCTTCAAAacttaaaagaacaattttagataaGAAATGAATTAAGATACGTCAGGACAAATAATCAATCAATGCTAGGTGgacatttttattacttaaaatattgcTCTGATTACATGTACCACTTCATGTAAAACATGGTAATACTGATTAATACACATTCTTAGATATTCGAAAGCAACTGGATATTCATTTTTAAGCACCTAAGTTGAATGAAAAGTACATTAATTTTCCCATTGACCTACATGGTTATTGTAGGAGTTTCCATTTAGAGCATGGTTATGATTGAATATAAACTGATAAGGTGTCTCCCTAAAGCTGCTGTGTTGAGATAGAATTGTTCACAGGTGAAATAATCAGATGGTCAGGGGTGAAACCAAAGGAGTCCATCCTAGTTTCAAATGACTGAGTGATAACTGCAGGCAGCTGGAGCATGGCTGGGGAAGATGGTTCAGAGGGGGTGGCACAGAAGGTGCCTCTTCCCTGTAGCTCCTTACATCTCTTCCTTCCTGGCTGCAAGTAATGCAGCAAAGTAAGGCACGTTGACCATGCACTTCTGCCATGTGTTCTGCATATCTTGGGCCCACAAAATCCAAGCTACGGCATCCACTCAACATGTACTGAACATCTGGTATCATAAACCAACATGAATCTTTCCTCGTTAAGGTATaattgtcatgtattttggtcacactgGTGAAAGGCTTTTAACACATATGTAACACATTATGAGGCTATTACTAACTGTGATTCAAGTGATCACAGTACATAGTAACTTTGGAAACAATACCTAGGTTGTATAAATTTGAAACCTGTTTTTCATTTACACTATATAGGGACATCTGAAAACAAATTTGGTTTTGTATGCCATTCTCTAATGGATATACTAGCATGATGTGTCCAGACTGCTCACAGACATAACCTAATTCCTAGGTGGAGCTTGCAAATGTCAATTGTGACTACCTCATTCaaatttcttcagtgtttaaTTATCTGGATTATTTTGTACTGTggcatttgaaataaaaagaaaactgtttaGAGGGAAAAACATTACACTCTGTTTATGACTCCTTCTCATAAAAGAAGTGAACTTCTTGTAGACCATCAGTAATCTCTGAATATAATCCAGACAGTATTTAATCATTAAGTTTCACCAGACCACAGGTAGAGTTCAGCAAGGAGTGCACAGAGTGATGTCTCTCCTGTGTTGAGTTTCCTTCTTCACAGTGCAGGGCACTGTCTACAGTGATTTCCCTTTGTGCTTGTTGCCCTAGTGGTCCATGCTCATCCATGTGAGCGTGTTGGTTTGGCATAAGAATTATCTAAAACACTA contains:
- the LOC114101900 gene encoding keratin-associated protein 4-2-like translates to MCNSCCGSCCSGQGCGCCQPRCCQTTCCRTTCCRPSCCVSSCCSPCCGGSSGCGGSSGCGSCCCCPTCLQTICCRTTCCRPSCCGSSCCSPCCGGGSSGCGSCCCQPICCRTTCCRTTCCRPSCCGSSCCSSYCGGSSGCEGSSGCGSCCCRPCCCVSTYCHPCCCRPICYRTTCCPPNYCGSC